One Ricinus communis isolate WT05 ecotype wild-type chromosome 2, ASM1957865v1, whole genome shotgun sequence DNA segment encodes these proteins:
- the LOC8264995 gene encoding organic cation/carnitine transporter 7, translated as MKMEYESQNLVYNLDEALAAVGFGKFQGFVLVYAGLGWFSEAMEVMILSFVGPAVKLKWELSSTQESLLSTVVFGGMLIGACTWGLISDNYGRRKCVLSITVITSGAGFISAFSPNYLTLVVLRCLVGFGLGGTHVFLSWFLEFIPTSHRGKWMVIFSTFWTLGIIFEASLAWIVMLRLNWRWLLALSTVPSFSLLLFYGLVPESPRYLCLKGRTAQAHQVLEKIALVNQKELPPGMLVSYGKIKEDEEISALEQKRSLLFMDREKISTLKSGFSSFSLLFSSNLIQTTLLLWVLFFGNVFSYYGIILLTSQLSSSESKCSLTILHSQNPQDESLFMDVLITSFAELPGILLSAMMVDRFGRKLSMAIMFIFAWIFLLPLVSRQSDILTTGLLFGARMFSLGTFTVASIYAPELYPTSIRSTGAGTASAVGRIGGMVCPLVAVALVSNCHFKAAIILFEVVIAITVVCILLFPFETSGRELSDRLAAPESKQDLVGY; from the exons ATGAAG ATGGAATACGAAAGCCAAAACCTTGTGTACAATCTTGATGAAGCACTTGCTGCTGTGGGATTTGGGAAATTTCAAGGTTTTGTTCTTGTTTATGCTGGTCTTGGATGGTTTTCTGAAGCAATGGAAGTTATGATTCTCTCTTTTGTGGGTCCTGCTGTTAAGTTGAAATGGGAACTCTCATCAACTCAGGAAAGCCTTTTAAGTACTGTTGTTTTTGGAGGTATGCTGATTGGCGCTTGTACATGGGGACTTATATCAGATAATTATGGAAGAAG GAAATGTGTTTTAAGCATAACAGTTATTACTAGTGGAGCTGGATTTATAAGTGCTTTCTCGCCAAATTATTTAACATTAGTGGTTCTTCGATGTTTGGTTGGTTTTGGCCTTGGTGGGACACATGTATTCTTATCTTGGTTTCTTGAGTTTATCCCCACTTCACATAGAGGCAAGTGGATGGTTATCTTTTCAACTTTCTGGACACTTGGAATTATATTTGAGGCTTCACTAGCATGG ATTGTGATGCTGAGACTAAATTGGAGATGGCTACTTGCACTGTCCACTGTACCATCATTTAGTTTACTGCTCTTTTATGGTCTTGTACCAGAGTCCCCAAGATATCTATGCCTGAAAGGAAGAACAGCTCAAGCACACCAGGTTCTGGAGAAGATCGCTTTAGTTAACCAAAAGGAATTACCTCCGGGCATGCTTGTTTCTTATGGGAAAATTAAAGAGGATGAAGAAATTTCTGCATTAGAACAGAAAAGATCTCTACTCTTTATGGATAGAGAAAAGATCTCAACCCTAAAATCTGGCTTCTCATCATTTAGTTTGCTTTTTTCATCAAATTTGATTCAAACAACACTTCTCCTCTGGGTGTTATTCTTTGGAAacgtattctcatattatggCATCATATTATTGACCTCCCAGCTAAGTTCTTCAGAAAGCAAATGTAGCTTGACTATCTTGCATTCGCAAAATCCGCAGGATGAAAGCCTATTCATGGATGTGCTTATCACTAGTTTTGCAG AGCTTCCTGGGATTCTTTTATCAGCTATGATGGTGGATAGATTTGGCCGTAAACTTTCTATGGCTATCATGTTCATCTTTGCTTGGATTTTCCTTTTACCACTGGTTTCTCGTCAGTCAGATATCTTAACAACAGGGTTGTTATTTGGTGCTCGCATGTTCTCCCTGGGAACCTTCACAGTTGCAAGTATTTATGCTCCAGAA CTATATCCAACCTCCATTAGGTCGACCGGTGCTGGAACTGCGAGCGCTGTGGGGAGAATTGGTGGGATGGTATGCCCTCTCGTCGCGGTTGCATTGGTGAGCAACTGCCATTTCAAGGCGGCTATTATTCTGTTTGAGGTCGTAATTGCTATAACAGTTGTCTGCATTCTGCTATTCCCATTTGAAACCAGTGGACGTGAATTGAGTGACCGCTTAGCTGCACCTGAGTCAAAACAAGATCTTGTTGGGTATTAG
- the LOC8264996 gene encoding uncharacterized protein LOC8264996 gives MATATAPSHLTSSFPRNYSFNPPRIVPISLRYHPFHHSATKCQFVSLKARSPKISCKAAEVSVSEQSPSSGENWVPVVPLAALPRGERRVIIQDGETILLLWYKDQVFAIENRSPAEGAYSEGLLNAKLTQDGCIVCPTTDSTFDLRNGAIKDWYPKNPVLRALTPPLRALYVYPIKTDEENIYISMRGGVKSDASAEIVFSGKAQPGMTASDVNVDEVRMVVDENQEGFGFTGKNELINGKAAVIGFLLLLDFELLTGKGLLKGIGFLDFLYGITNAFQ, from the exons ATGGCCACCGCCACTGCTCCTTCCCACCTCACTTCCTCCTTCCCTCGGAATTACTCTTTTAACCCTCCACGCATCGTCCCCATTTCCCTCCGTTACCACCCATTTCACCATTCTGCCACGAAATGTCAGTTTGTCTCTCTCAAAGCTCGCTCTCCTAAGATTTCTTGCAAGGCTGCAGAAGTATCAGTGAGTGAGCAATCTCCCTCTTCCGGGGAGAATTGGGTTCCTGTGGTTCCGTTGGCGGCTTTGCCTAGAGGAGAAAGGCGGGTGATTATTCAAGATGGGGAGACAATTTTGTTGCTTTGGTATAAGGATCAGGTTTTCGCTATAGAGAATAGGTCACCTGCTGAAGGAGCTTATAGTGAAGGCCTTCTCAATGCCAAGCTCACCcag GATGGCTGTATAGTTTGTCCTACAACTGATAGCACCTTTGATCTCCGGAATGGAGCTATCAAAGATTGGTATCCAAAGAATCCCGTGCTCAGAGCTCTAACACCTCCGTTGAGGGCACTCTATGTTTATCCTATTAAAACCGATGAAGAGAATATTTACATCAGTATGAGAGGAGGTGTAAAATCTGATGCATCTGCAGAAATAGTCTTTAGTGGAAAAGCTCAACCTGGTATGACTGCAAGTGATGTCAACGTCGATGAG GTGAGAATGGTAGTCGATGAAAATCAAGAGGGATTTGGCTTTACCGGGAAGAATGAATTGATTAATGGAAAGGCTGCTGTAATTGGCTTCTTGTTGTTATTAGATTTTGAGCTCTTGACAGGTAAAGGACTTCTCAAAGGAATAGGCTTCTTGGACTTTCTATATGGTATAACCAATGCTTTCCAGTAG
- the LOC8264997 gene encoding ethylene-responsive transcription factor ERF020 has protein sequence MSGTGPSPSTEQKKYKGVRRRKWGKWVSEIRVPGTQERLWLGSYSTAEAAAVAHDVASYCLRAGDGRLNFPLMLPASVKADMSPKSIQKSASDAGMAIDAQMILNRSMSSNGGNQCSRNGSYAVNLGQEGELGWEDGVGSNGSWSGGQGRDYGGDGDLSISVEDYS, from the coding sequence ATGAGCGGCACCGGTCCCAGCCCAAGCACAGAGCAAAAGAAGTACAAGGGTGTCCGCCGCCGGAAGTGGGGGAAATGGGTGTCGGAAATTCGCGTTCCGGGCACGCAGGAACGGCTGTGGTTAGGTTCTTATTCTACTGCTGAGGCAGCCGCTGTGGCACACGATGTGGCTTCCTATTGCTTAAGAGCAGGAGATGGTCGTCTGAACTTTCCTCTGATGCTGCCTGCAAGTGTCAAAGCCGACATGTCCCCTAAGTCTATACAGAAATCTGCATCCGATGCTGGCATGGCGATTGATGCACAGATGATACTGAACAGGTCCATGTCTTCTAATGGCGGTAATCAATGCAGCAGAAATGGAAGCTATGCGGTTAATCTTGGCCAAGAGGGAGAGCTTGGGTGGGAAGATGGTGTGGGCAGTAATGGGAGTTGGAGTGGTGGTCAGGGTAGAGATTATGGCGGAGACGGTGATTTGAGCATTTCTGTTGAAGATTATTCGTAG
- the LOC8264998 gene encoding 11-beta-hydroxysteroid dehydrogenase B translates to MMDLINSVMNWVVPPASLVMLACSWPALFFINTCEWLYRSYYSEDMEDKVVIITGASSGIGEQIAYEYAKRKANLVLIARREQRLRGISEKARLFGAKHVMIMAADVVKEDDCRRFVEETINFYGRVDHLVNTASLGHTFYVEEVLDTSVFPHLLDINFWGNVYPTVVALPYLHQTNGRIIVNAAVQNWLPLPRMSLYAAAKAALVNFYESLRFELNGDIGITIATHGWIGSEMSRGRFRLEEGAEMQWIEEREVQASGGPVEEYAKLIVSGACRGDRYVKFPSWYDVFLLYREFAPNVLNWTLHLLLAGHGARRTSLVGTGRPLIEGSPPRKFLTGPITFSQLSPQQMQKLE, encoded by the exons ATGATGGATTTGATAAATTCAGTGATGAATTGGGTGGTGCCTCCAGCAAGCTTGGTGATGCTGGCTTGTTCATGGCCagctttgttctttattaataCATGTGAGTGGCTATACAGATCTTATTATAGTGAAGATATGGAAGATAAAGTTGTCATCATCACTGGAGCTTCTTCCGGCATAGGAGAG CAAATTGCATATGAATATGCAAAAAGGAAAGCAAATCTTGTATTGATTGCAAGGAGAGAACAGAGACTCCGAGGGATCAGTGAGAAAGCTAGACTTTTTGGTGCAAAGCATGTCATGATTATGGCTGCAGATGTTGTCAAGGAAGATGACTGTAGGAGATTTGTTGAAGAAACCATAAACTTCTATGGACGTG TGGATCATCTAGTCAACACAGCAAGCCTGGGACATACATTCTATGTTGAAGAGGTTTTGGATACTTCTGTGTTTCCCCACTTGCTG GACATAAATTTTTGGGGAAATGTGTATCCGACTGTTGTTGCTCTTCCTTACCTTCATCAGACTAATGGACGAATCATCGTTAATGCTGCAGTTCAGAACTGGTTACCACTGCCGAGAATGAGCTTATACGCT GCTGCAAAAGCAGCTCTGGTGAACTTTTATGAATCGCTGAGATTTGAATTGAATGGCGATATTGGAATAACAATAGCAACACACGGTTGGATCGGAAGTGAAATGAGTAGAGGCAGGTTCAGGCTAGAGGAGGGTGCGGAGATGCAATGGATAGAAGAAAGAGAG GTTCAAGCGAGTGGTGGTCCGGTAGAAGAGTATGCAAAGTTGATAGTATCGGGAGCATGCCGAGGAGATCGGTATGTGAAGTTTCCAAGCTGGTATGATGTATTCCTCCTTTACAGGGAGTTTGCACCCAATGTTCTCAACTGGACACTCCATTTGCTGCTTGCCGGGCATGGTGCAAGAAGAACTTCTCTCGTAGGAACCGGCAGACCTTTAATAGAAGGCAGCCCTCCAAGGAAATTTCTCACAGGTCCAATTACCTTCTCACAACTAAGTCCCCAGCAAATGCAGAAATTGGAATAA